Sequence from the Amycolatopsis sp. NBC_00345 genome:
GACCAGGTCGCCCTCGGCGAAGTTGCGGGCGCCGCAGACGATGCCGCGGGTCCGGATGCCGTGGGGGCCCTCGTCCTCGAACGGGGCGTCGTCGTCCTCGCCGTCATCCTCGGCCGCATCCGCTGTGTCCGCGGTGTCGTCATCGGACGCGTCCTCGCCGACCTCGACGCGGCAGAAGCGGACCGGCTTCTTGAATTCCGTCAGCTCCTCGATCTCGGCCACGCGGCCGACCACGAGGGGGCCGGTCACGGGGCCGAGCTCGCTCAGCTCGTCGACCTCGATCCCGATCCGCACGAACGCGTCGGCCAGGTCCTGGGGCGTGACCTCGGCACCCACGTCGAGGTGCTCGGTCAGCCAGCTCACCGGGACTCGCACTACGCCTCCGTTCCGAAGGGAAGGGTGAAACGGACGTCGCCCTCGACCATGTCGCGCATGTCCGGGATGCCGTTGCGGAACTGCAGGGTCCGCTCGATGCCCATGCCGAACGCGAAGCCCGAGTACACCTCGGGGTCGACGCCGCAGGCGCGCAGCACGTTCGGGTTGACCATGCCGCAGCCGCCCCACTCGACCCAGCCGGGGCCGCCCTTCTTCTCCTCGAACCACACGTCGACCTCGGCCGACGGCTCGGTGAAGGGGAAGAAGTGCGGGCGCAGGCGGGTCTTGGAGTTCTCGCCGAACATGGCGCGCGCGAACGCGTCGAGCGTGCCCTTGAGGTGCGCCATGGTGATGCCCTTGTCCACCGCGAGGCCCTCGACCTGGGTGAACACCGGGGTGTGCGTGGAGTCCAGCTCGTCGGTGCGGTAGGTGCGGCCGGGGCACACGACGTACACCGGCAGCTCGCGGTGCAGCAGGCTGCGGGCCTGCACCGGCGAGGTGTGCGTGCGCAGTACCAGGCCGGAGTCCTCTTCGCCGACGTAGAAGGTGTCCTGCAGCTGGCGCGCGGGGTGGTCCTTGCCGAAGTTCAGCGCGTCGAAGTTGAACCACTCGGCCTCGAGCTCGGGGCCCTCGGCGACCTCGTAGCCCATGGCGACGAAGGCGTCGGCGACTCGGTCGGAGAGGGTCGCGATCGGGTGCCGGGCACCGCGCGGGACCTGATCCCACGGCAGCGTGACGTCGACGGCCTCCTCGCGCAGCACATGCTCGTCCCGCTCGGCCTGCAGCACCGCGCGGCGCGCGTCGAAGGCGGCCTGGACCGCCTGGCGCGCCTCGTTGACCCGCTTGCCCGCCTCGGCCTTCTCCTGCTTAGGCAGGCCGCCGATCTCCCGGCGCGCGAGCATCAACGGCGCATTGTCACCGAGGTGGGCCGGCTTGACGGCGGCGAGCGCGTCCAGGTCGGCCGCCGCCGCGAAGGCCGCTTCGGCCGCCTTGATCGCCGCGCGCAGGGTTTCCGGTGCGAGCACTTCGACCGGCTTGTCTGTGGCTCCGGACATGACTCCTCGGCGTCCACTGGGACTGGTTGGGCGGCGGCACGCGGGCGGGAAGCCGCACGTGCACATCGGGCAGCCCAGTCTAGGGGATCGGCCACCCGGCCCGGCCGCTCACCCTCCGCTTCCGGAGCGGTCGCGCCGGATCACCGCGCCCGGCCCCGGCGCCGCGCCGAGGATCGGGTGACCCACCGGGTGTCGGCGCGGCGCGGAGATCCACCGCAGGCCAACGGCGGTCGGCGGCCAGTCCGGCAGATCATGGCCGGGCGACGGTCGATCCGGGGGTGACGGGCCGACCGCCGAAGCGTGGGCCGGCGGGCGGAGAGCCGCCCAGCGGAGGACGGGCCGGCGGGCAGAGGGCCGACAGGTGGGCGGAGATCGGTCCGGCGGCTGACGGGTCGACCGGCGAAGGGCAGTCCGGCGGGCGAAGGGTGGGCCAGCGAGTGGAGGGCGGTCCGGCGGGCGGAGGGCGGGCCAGCGAGTGGAGGGCGGTCCGGCGGGCGAAGGGCGGTCCGGCGGGCGAAGGGCAGGCGAGCGAAGGGCACTCCGGCGGCTGGCCGGCGGAGGGCGAACCAGCGGAAGGTCGGGCCGCGGAGGGCCGACCGGCGAAGCACGGTCCGGCGGGCGAAGAGCAGTCCAGCGAGCGAAGAGCAGTCCGGCGGCTGGGCGGCGGCTGGGCGGCGGAGGGCGAACCAGCGGAGGGTCGGGCCGCGGAGGGTCGGGCCGCGGAGGGCCGACCGGCGAAGCGCAGACCGGCGGGCGGGCGACAGGCCAACCCAGCAGACCGAGCGGGGAAGCCGCAACAGAGGGAGCCCGAGCCAGGAAGCGAGAAAGCCGAACCGGGATTCAGTGGTGAGTAGCCATCGCGGCGGTGTACACGCAGATGGCGGCCGCCGTGGCCAGGTTGAGGCTTTCCGCCTTGCCGTACAAGGGGATCTTCACCGCGGTGTCGGCGGTAGCGAGGACGTCGGCGGGGAGGCCGTGGGCTTCGTTGCCGAAGATCCACGCCGTGGGGGCGTCGAAGGCGACCGTCTCCAGGGAGGTTTCCGCGTAGCCGTGGGCGGCCAGGGTGCGCAGGCCTGCGGTCTTCAGGGTCTCCAGGACGAAAGCCACGTCGCGGGCGCGGGCGATCGGGACGTGGAACGTGCTGCCGGCGGCGGCGCGGACGCTCTTGCCGTTGTGCGGGTCGACCGTGTCGCCCGCCAGGATGACGGCGTCGGCGCCCGCGGCGTCGGCCACGCGGACCACCGTGCCCGCGTTGCCGGGCTCCGCGACGTCCACCAGGACGACCACGAGCCGGGCGCCGGGCAGGACTGTCTCCAGTGGACGGTCGACCAGGGAGCAGACGGCCACCAGGCCTTGCGGCGTCACGGTTTCCGACAGGCCGTCGGCCGCTCGATCCGTGATCGGCGAGACGCGGACGCCCGCGGCGCCGGCCGCGTTCAGCAGCGCGGGGTGCGCCGTGGCGGCGCGGTCGGTGACGAACAGCTCGTGCACCGTGCCGTACTCCAGCGCGGCCTCGACCGCGTTGGCTCCCTCGGCCAGGAAACGGCCGGTCTTGTCCCGTTCCGCGCGCCGCGTCAGCTTGCGCGCAGCAACGACCCGGGGGGTCCGTTCGGTGAACGGCTCCGCCCCGGGTCGTTGAGAACTGCCGGTCAGGCCGACTTCGCTTCGCCGGTGTTGACGTTCGCCTTGGCGAGCTCGGCGAGCGCCGTGAAGGCGGTGGCGTCGTTGACCGCGAGGTCCGCGAGGATCTTGCGGTCGACCTCGACACCCGCGGCCTTGAGGCCCTGGATGAACCGGTTGTAGGTCACGCCGTTGGCACGAGCGGCCGCGTTGATCCGGGTGATCCACAGCTGGCGGAAGTCACCCTTGCGCGCACGGCGGTCGCGGTAGGCGTAGTTGAGCGAGTGAAGCGTCTGCTCCTTGGCCTTGCGGTACAGCCGCGAACGCTGGCCGCGGTAGCCGCTGGCCAGTTCGAGAGTTGCGCGACGCTTCTTCTGGGCGTTGACCGCCCGCTTGACGCGTGCCACTGGTCCATCCTGTCGGTTTCGGGGGGCGCGGAGACCCCGGAGTGGTTGGTGCGAGTACGGGGAGAGTCAGATCCCGAGCAGGCGCTTGACCCGGCCGGCCTCGGTCTTGGAGAGCTCCGTGGTGCCCTCGAGACGGCGGGTGAGGCGGTTGGACTTCTTCTCCATCAGGTGGCGGCGGCCGGCCTTCTGGCGGCGCAGCTTGCCCGTGCCCGTCACGCGGATCCGCTTGGACGTGCCTTTGTGCGTCTTCATCTTCGGCATGAGTTGTCCTCTTCCGTGCGGCGGCACACCGGCTGCCCGGTGTGCCGCTGACTGTGCTGGTCGGCGCTTGGAGGCGTTACGCCTCGGGAGCCTCGGCCTCGGCCTTGACGACCTTCGGCTTCACGTTCTTGTGCGGGGCCAGCACCATGATCATGTTTCGACCGTCCTGCTTGGGCGTCGACTCCACGAAGCCCAGCTCGGTCACGTCGTCGGCGAGCTTCTGCAGCAGCCGGAAACCGAGCTCCGGCCGGGACTGCTCACGCCCACGGAACATGATCGTGACCTTGACCTTGTTGCCGGCCGCCAGGAACCGCGACACGTGACCCTTCTTGGTCTCGTAGTCGTGCTGGTCGATCTTCGGCCGCAGCTTCTGTTCCTTGATGACGGTCAGCTGCTGGTTGCGGCGGGACTCGCGGGCCTTCTGCGCGCTCTCGTACTTGAACTTGCCGAAGTCCATGAGCTTGCATACCGGCGGACGTGCCTGCGGAGCGACCTCGACCAGGTCGAGATCGTTCTCCTGTGCCAGCCGCAGCGCATCCTCGATCCGGACGATGCCGACCTGTTCGCCGTTGGGCCCGACGAGTCGGACCTCCGGCACCCGGATACGTTCGTTGATGCGTGTCTCGGAGCTGATGGGGCCTCCTTGGTCCGAGTGATTACTTCTCGTTTTCGACCTGGTGCCCACAATGAATCAGGCCCCGCCACCGGTTGTCACCGGTTCACGGGGCCCGCTCTGTCTCCGATCGCGCCCGGTCGTGCTGACCGAACGCTTCGCCGCGAGTGGAGAAAACCGGAAGGCATTCACCGCTTCGACGAGACCGGACCCGGACACCTGAGCGGTGACGCGGGTGGGAGCGGGGCTCCACTTGCCGCCCCCGATCGCTCAGGGGCTGGT
This genomic interval carries:
- the pheS gene encoding phenylalanine--tRNA ligase subunit alpha, giving the protein MSGATDKPVEVLAPETLRAAIKAAEAAFAAAADLDALAAVKPAHLGDNAPLMLARREIGGLPKQEKAEAGKRVNEARQAVQAAFDARRAVLQAERDEHVLREEAVDVTLPWDQVPRGARHPIATLSDRVADAFVAMGYEVAEGPELEAEWFNFDALNFGKDHPARQLQDTFYVGEEDSGLVLRTHTSPVQARSLLHRELPVYVVCPGRTYRTDELDSTHTPVFTQVEGLAVDKGITMAHLKGTLDAFARAMFGENSKTRLRPHFFPFTEPSAEVDVWFEEKKGGPGWVEWGGCGMVNPNVLRACGVDPEVYSGFAFGMGIERTLQFRNGIPDMRDMVEGDVRFTLPFGTEA
- a CDS encoding TrmH family RNA methyltransferase; protein product: MTGSSQRPGAEPFTERTPRVVAARKLTRRAERDKTGRFLAEGANAVEAALEYGTVHELFVTDRAATAHPALLNAAGAAGVRVSPITDRAADGLSETVTPQGLVAVCSLVDRPLETVLPGARLVVVLVDVAEPGNAGTVVRVADAAGADAVILAGDTVDPHNGKSVRAAAGSTFHVPIARARDVAFVLETLKTAGLRTLAAHGYAETSLETVAFDAPTAWIFGNEAHGLPADVLATADTAVKIPLYGKAESLNLATAAAICVYTAAMATHH
- the rplT gene encoding 50S ribosomal protein L20, which gives rise to MARVKRAVNAQKKRRATLELASGYRGQRSRLYRKAKEQTLHSLNYAYRDRRARKGDFRQLWITRINAAARANGVTYNRFIQGLKAAGVEVDRKILADLAVNDATAFTALAELAKANVNTGEAKSA
- the rpmI gene encoding 50S ribosomal protein L35 — its product is MPKMKTHKGTSKRIRVTGTGKLRRQKAGRRHLMEKKSNRLTRRLEGTTELSKTEAGRVKRLLGI
- the infC gene encoding translation initiation factor IF-3; its protein translation is MGTRSKTRSNHSDQGGPISSETRINERIRVPEVRLVGPNGEQVGIVRIEDALRLAQENDLDLVEVAPQARPPVCKLMDFGKFKYESAQKARESRRNQQLTVIKEQKLRPKIDQHDYETKKGHVSRFLAAGNKVKVTIMFRGREQSRPELGFRLLQKLADDVTELGFVESTPKQDGRNMIMVLAPHKNVKPKVVKAEAEAPEA